From Brachyspira sp. SAP_772, a single genomic window includes:
- a CDS encoding PhoH family protein — MYISNTEISLEKVINISDNIFKERESSLINMRIKLPYLGRNIEMKTISQGEYLEKMIFNDIVFSTGAAGTGKTFLSVAYGISLLAENKIERMIITRPVVEAGESLGYLPGDFKEKISPYMRPVYDALYSLLSSD; from the coding sequence ATGTATATTTCTAATACCGAAATTTCTTTAGAAAAGGTTATTAATATATCTGATAATATATTTAAAGAGCGTGAGAGTTCTTTAATTAATATGCGTATAAARCTSCCRTAYCTCGGAAGAAACATAGAGATGAAAACCATTTCTCAGGGTGAATATTTAGAGAAGATGATTTTTAATGATATAGTTTTTTCTACAGGTGCTGCTGGTACGGGTAAAACATTTTTATCTGTTGCCTATGGTATAAGTTTGCTTGCAGAAAATAAGATTGAGCGTATGATAATAACAAGACCTGTTGTTGAGGCGGGTGAGAGTTTAGGATATTTGCCTGGTGATTTTAAAGAAAAGATTTCTCCGTATATGAGACCTGTATATGATGCCTTGTATAGTCTTTTGTCTAGTGATAT